A single Anopheles funestus chromosome 2RL, idAnoFuneDA-416_04, whole genome shotgun sequence DNA region contains:
- the LOC125763217 gene encoding cytoplasmic phosphatidylinositol transfer protein 1: MVLVKEYRICMPLTVEEYKIGQLYMIARHSLEQSDDGEGVEVIENKECFDPDHGKGQYTEKRIHLSSRLPYWLQAVCPKVFYVIEKGWNYYPYTVTEYTCSFIPKLQIRILTRFEDNAGTSENCLNLSEETLKTRIVDHVDIAFEEPAEKHYKKEEDPKFFKSHITGRGPLVEGWRQTDSPMMCSYKLVEASFEVWGLQTRVEDFIQKCIRDVLLLGHRQAFAWIDEWHGMSIDDVRMYEKDKQMEANDKLRQSLPSALETDKTQESN; the protein is encoded by the exons ATGGTGCTTGTTAAAGAATATCGAATATGCATGCCGCTGACTGTGGAGGAA TATAAAATCGGACAGTTGTACATGATTGCCCGCCACAGTCTTGAACAATCGGACGATGGAGAAGGAGTAGAGGTGATTGAGAATAAGGAATGTTTCGATCCAGATCACGGCAAAGGTCAATATACTGAAAAGAGGATACACTTGTCCAG CCGTCTTCCCTACTGGCTGCAAGCTGTCTGTCCAAAGGTGTTCTATGTTATAGAGAAAGGCTGGAACTATTATCCTTACACTGTAACTG AGTATACG TGCTCCTTTATTCCAAAACTACAAATTCGTATATTGACGCGGTTTGAAGATAACGCTGGCACATCGGAAAAT TGTCTGAATCTTTCGGAAGAAACGCTTAAAACTCGAATCGTTGATCATGTTGATATAGCTTTTGAGGAACCGGcggaaaaacattacaaaaaagaggaagatCCCAAATTTTTCAAGTCACATATCACTGGACGCGGCCCGCTTGTCGAGGGATGGCGTCAAACAGACAGTCCAATGATGTGCTCATACAAATTGGTAGAAGCTTCGTTCGAAGTCTGGGGTCTGCAGACAAGAGTGGAGGACTTCATacaaaag tgtatTCGAGATGTCCTCCTACTGGGACACAGACAGGCGTTCGCATGGATAGATGAATGGCACGGAATGAGCATTGACGATGTACGCATGTATGAGAAAGATAAACAGATGGAAGCGAATGATAAGCTGCGACAATCGTTGCCTTCTGCACTGGAAACTGATAAGACTCAGGAAAGCAACTAG
- the LOC125763213 gene encoding phosducin-like protein, with the protein MATLDDKLLGEKLENYCSSSEDEGAEDEGDSSEASGTGKSAGKQGSSSKSGFRRVTDTEPATLTHNKTHWTGTTGNTGPKGVIQDWQRFKQLEAERREQDEAEKLRLLKKLSITARTKEEDNAAAAMSELDAEFQELMDEDFLLEYQRKRMSEMLALMDKKGCYGKLIHLKDGGEFLQAVDKEDKNTTVVIHIYREKYGPCVKMNEALTTLAKDYTNVKFCKFVSSDAGLSNMFKTSGVPALLIYKGGQMIGNFVKLVDDLSDEFDFSDVESFLVENGIINDKSCKPTIVEQK; encoded by the coding sequence ATGGCTACGTTAGACGATAAGCTGTTGGgggaaaaattagaaaactaTTGTAGCAGCAGCGAAGATGAAGGTGCAGAAGATGAAGGCGATTCGAGTGAGGCATCTGGTACGGGAAAGTCTGCTGGTAAGCAGGGCTCATCATCGAAATCTGGGTTTCGCCGTGTGACCGATACTGAGCCAGCTACACTGACGCATAACAAAACCCACTGGACAGGAACGACGGGTAATACGGGTCCGAAAGGAGTTATACAGGATTGGCAAAGATTCAAACAGCTGGAAGCCGAGCGACGCGAACAAGACGAAGCGGAAAAGTTGCGCTTGCTTAAGAAGCTTAGCATTACCGCACGCACCAAGGAAGAAGACAATGCGGCGGCAGCAATGAGCGAGCTGGATGCAGAGTTTCAGGAGCTAATGGATGAGGACTTTTTGCTCGAATATCAGCGGAAACGCATGTCCGAGATGCTTGCCTTAATGGATAAAAAGGGTTGCTATGGTAAACTTATCCATCTGAAGGATGGCGGTGAATTTCTGCAAGCCGTCGATAAGGAAGATAAAAACACGACCGTTGTCATACATATCTACCGTGAAAAGTATGGCCCCTGTGTTAAGATGAATGAAGCACTCACTACACTAGCGAAGGATTACACGAACGTtaagttttgcaaatttgttagCAGCGATGCAGGGCTTAGCAATATGTTTAAAACATCCGGTGTACCAGCTCTGCTTATCTACAAGGGTGGCCAAATGATAGGGAACTTCGTGAAGCTGGTCGATGATCTGAGCGATGAGTTTGATTTCAGCGATGTTGAGAGCTTTCTGGTAGAGAATGGTATCATCAACGATAAGTCCTGCAAACCGACCATCGTTGAGCAGAAGTAG
- the LOC125763196 gene encoding centromere/kinetochore protein zw10, whose translation MEQIEHTQFENVSFNVPEVLSRIRSHQKVVRDIVNANYVDFVSINTNDMLDGLRALETEIKDLVASTGQLTVDKSNVAWNDLRNYQRDLEEGVRGYKIARKLLSIHDLFESMNLSGNGYEKTAHILGKIKALLDEVEDPVLTDLHCFHSLILRYETAYEALINDLNGKFNELVQLQHRSFQNTKSVTIRIHRDENMLYQVVVTLLKTQHNFQTVCQFLLENVFAPVIVKPVSLICDEKSDEQSVLIQLSYQIAVGEELRPGYKTVLSNVMQIFYNLSNMNIVVSEDECLFKVLAKQMKKELCTMLIERCLERDIPGTIEGMKESSMMKDLCEFNTFLHTTNFIDGENDHLLEEYANSIETIHQKKLCDNVLDTALEIMKRESHEMVLIEDHEYQFVGSSTAQLSSCMVTRTVVELKKFLDKVLAEAFSHGDAATRFIKTIATILERYMVDVPMANEKLLFKIPQQSALFRNDCTYLNYWLQKNDGKLNDHGSFANISDALKACGEDIFQQQLNSQRAQMMQALSGFKLSINLLELGTEQQRAIRQCVRQFELLKNVWQTVLPDSVYKQSLSGLVDQFLREIMKRIQILEDITTAIGNGLVLLIDIMTETLPNLFKEPSEIHQVVKQWTKLLQLRQILCGSLVQITELWAEGKGPLTMCFSAEEIKHLVRALFQNTKQRQACIASIV comes from the exons atggaacaaattgaACATACACAGTTTGAAAACGTATCCTTTAACGTGCCGGAGGTGTTGTCCCGCATCCGCAGTCATCAGAAAGTAGTTCGAGACATAGTAAATGCCAACTATGTGGACTTCGTGTCTATCAACACGAACGATATGCTCGATGGTCtgagggcgctggaaacggaAATAAAAGATCTCGTAGCGTCTACCGGCCAGCTAACAGTGGACAAGTCCAACGTAGCCTGGAACGACCTGCGGAACTATCAACGCGATCTGGAGGAAGGTGTGCGGGGTTACAAGATTGCGCGGAAGCTGCTCTCTATCCACGATTTGTTCGAAAGCATGAATCTGTCCGGCAATGGGTACGAGAAGACGGCGCACATTCTCGGTAAAATAAAGGCCCTACTGGACGAGGTGGAAGATCCTGTCCTAACAGATCTGCACTGCTTTCACAGCCTTATTCTACGCTATGAAACAGCATACGAAGCACTCATTAACGACCTCAATGGCAAGTTCAACGAGTTGGTACAGTTGCAACATCGTTCGTTTCAAAACACCAAATCCGTTACGATACGCATTCACAGAGATGAAAACATGCTGTATCAGGTGGTGGTAACGCTATTGAAAACGCAGCACAATTTCCAAACAGTGTGTCAGTTCCTGCTGGAAAACGTATTTGCACCCGTGATTGTAAAGCCCGTTTCTTTGATTTGTGACGAAAAATCGGACGAACAGAGCGTATTGATTCAGCTATCCTATCAGATTGCGGTGGGTGAAGAATTGCGCCCCGGATACAAGACAGTGTTGTCGAACGTAATGCAGATCTTTTACAACTTGAGCAACATGAACATCGTGGTGTCGGAGGACGAATGCTTGTTCAAGGTGCTTGCCAAGCAGATGAAAAAGGAACTATGCACCATGCTGATCGAAAGATGCCTAGAACGTGACATTCCTGGTACTATCGAAGGGATGAAGGAGAGTTCGATGATGAAGGACCTGTGCGAGTTCAATACGTTTCTGCACACTACCAACTTTATAGATGGTGAAAATGATCATTTACTGGAAGAGTATGCTAATTCGATTGAAACTATTCACCAAAAGAAGCTTTGCGACAATGTGCTCGACACAGCCCTCGAGATTATGAAACGCGAGAGCCACGAAATGGTGCTAATTGAAGATCATGAGTATCAGTTCGTCGGAAGCTCTACGGCTCAGTTATCCAGCTGCATGGTGACCCGCACTGTGGTAGAACTGAAAAAGTTTCTAGACAAAGTGTTAGCGGAAGCGTTCTCACACGGAGATGCAGCAACTCGGTTCATTAAAACAATTGCAACCATCCTGGAACGGTACATGGTCGACGTACCAATGGCAAACGAGAAGCTGCTCTTTAAGATTCCCCAACAATCTGCTTTGTTCCGGAACGACTGCACCTACTTGAATTATTGGCTGCAGAAAAATGATGGCAAGCTCAACGATCATGGCTCATTCGCGAACATATCGGACGCGCTAAAAGCTTGCGGAGAGGATATATTCCAGCAGCAGCTGAACAGCCAACGTGCCCAAATGATGCAAGCATTGAGCGGATTTA aacTTTCGATAAACCTGCTAGAGTTGGGAACCGAACAGCAACGAGCCATCAGGCAGTGTGTTCGTCAATTTGAACTGCTAAAGAATGTATGGCAGACCGTTTTGCCTGATTCCGTGTATAAACAGAGTTTGTCCGGATTGGTTGACCAGTTTCTAAGGGAAATAATGAAAAGAATTCAAATTCTTGAGGATATTACGACCGCCATCGGAAACGGGCTGGTGTTGCTTATCGACATCATGACAGAAACATTGCCTAATCTGTTTAAG GAGCCTAGCGAGATTCACCAGGTCGTCAAACAGTGGACGAAATTGCTACAGTTACGGCAAATATTATGTGGCTCACTGGTACAAATCACGGAGCTGTGGGCCGAAGGGAAGGGCCCGCTTACGATGTGCTTCAGCGCGGAAGAAATCAAGCATTTAGTGCGTGCCTTATTTCAAAACACTAAACAGCGACAGGCTTGCATTGCTTCCATTGTTTAG
- the LOC125763201 gene encoding CAAX prenyl protease 1 homolog — MWDASERTLYSIIAFIFVETLLELYLTMRQVRIYKQCKTVPKELKHVMNDDTFEKARVYGLDKAYYGIFKMILCDIVIMQLELYYGFMAIVWARSVQISANIGLNPKSEIHVGCLFALLLNVIAVLKDMPFKIYGTFVLEEKHGFNKQTAGFFVKDQIKAFLVSQILSIPIAAVFIYIVQIGGQLFFVWLWAFVAVVTLVLITIYPVYIAPIFDKFRPLEEGELKQSIQTLANSVKFPLGQLFVVEGSKRSAHSNAYFTGLFGVKRIVLFDTLLVNKGLPEDDPSLTESDKGKGCKNEEVLAVLAHELGHWKLGHVSKNIVIIQVQMFLIFLAFSQLFTYGPLYEAIGLPAGEKPILIGFIVILMYVLAPYNTVISFAMTVISRRFEYQADAFAQELGYAKDLGNALIKLQLDNLGFPVYDWMYSAWNHSHPTVLQRLDRLKTYTQGKGQPQKSKSQ; from the exons ATGTGGGACGCATCAGAGAGAACGTTGTATTCCATCATAGCATTTATCTTTGTAGAAACGCTTCTAGAACTGTATCTAACAATGCGTCAG GTACGCATTTACAAACAGTGTAAAACCGTACCGAAGGAACTGAAACATGTAATGAACGATGATACATTCGAGAAGGCTCGCGTTTACGGATTGGATAAGGCTTATTATGGTATCTTTAAGATGATTTTGTGCGATATCGTGATAATGCAGCTAGAACTGTACTATGGGTTCATGGCCATAGTATGGGCACGTTCAGTGCAGATCTCCGCCAACATTGGGCTAAATCCAAAAAGTGAAATTCATGTAGGGTGCCTCTTTGCTCTACTACTGAACGTGATAGCAGTGCTGAAGGATATGCCCTTTAAAATTTATGGCACGTTTGTGCTTGAGGAAAAGCACGGTTTCAACAAGCAGACTGCAGGATTCTTTGTAAAGGATCAAATCAAAGCTTTCTTAGTTTCGCAAATTTTGAGCATTCCCATCGCAGCAGTTTTTATATATATCGTTCAAATTGGTGGACAATTATTCTTCGTTTGGCTTTGGGCTTTTGTAGCTGTTGTTACGCTGGTGCTCATTACCATTTATCCAGTGTATATCGCTCCAATATTTGACAAATTCCGTCCATTGGAAGAAGGAGAACTGAAACAAAGTATACAGACTCTGGCAAACAGTGTAAAGTTTCCACTGGGACAGCTATTTGTTGTTGAAGGTTCGAAACGTTCTGCGCACAGCAATGCTTACTTCACCGGGCTTTTTGGAGTGAAGCGAATCGTGTTGTTCGATACGCTGCTGGTCAACAAAGGTCTGCCGGAAGACGATCCTTCACTGACGGAAAGTGACAAAGGTAAAGGATGTAAGAACGAGGAAGTGTTGGCCGTTTTGGCTCATGAACTTGGTCACTGGAAGTTGGGACATGTTTCCAAGAATATAGTAATTATTCAGGTTCAAATGTTTCTAATTTTCCTCGCCTTCTCACAACTCTTCACTTATGGTCCGCTGTATGAAGCGATCGGTCTACCAGCGGGCGAGAAACCCATTCTGATTGGATTCATTGTTATTTTGATGTATGTTTTGGCACCGTACAATACGGTGATCTCGTTCGCTATGACAGTTATATCGAGACGATTTGAATACCAGGCTGATGCTTTCGCTCAAGAACTCGGATATGCTAAAGATTTGGGAAATGCACTTATCAAATTGCAGCTGGACAATCTTGGATTTCCTGTGTACGATTGGATGTACTCCGCATGGAATCATTCCCATCCAACCGTGCTTCAACGGCTTGACCGGCTAAAAACTTACACCCAAGGAAAAGGACAACCCCAAAAATCTAAGTCCCAATAA
- the LOC125763212 gene encoding probable dimethyladenosine transferase encodes MPKVRAEKKTRTHPGVAKQGIVFNKDFGQHILKNPLVITSMLEKAALRSTDVVLEIGPGTGNMTVKILEKVKKVVACEIDTRLVAELQKRVQGTHLQPKLQILIGDVLKTDLPFFDICVANMPYQISSPFVFKLLLHRPFFRCAVLMFQREFAQRLVAKPGDKLYCRLSINTQLLARVDMLMKVGKNNFKPPPKVESSVVRIEPRNPPPPINYTEWDGLTRIAFLRKNKTLAAAFKQTTVLTTLEDNYKLHCSLKNVDVPMDLNVKDMVESILEKVDAGNKRARTMDIDDFMAVLQAFNAEGFHFS; translated from the exons ATGCCGAAAGTAcgtgcagaaaagaaaacccgtACGCATCCGGGTGTTGCAAAGCAGG GTATCGTGTTCAACAAAGATTTCGGTCAACACATTCTCAAGAACCCGCTCGTCATCACCTCTATGTTGGAAAAGGCGGCCCTACGCTCTACGGATGTGGTACTTGAAATTGGTCCCGGTACCGGTAACATGACGGTAAAGATATTGGAAAAGGTGAAGAAAGTAGTGGCATGCGAAATTGACACGCGTCTCGTAGCAGAACTTCAGAAGCGTGTGCAAGGTACCCATCTGCAGCCTAAGTTGCAAATCCTGATTGGCGATGTGCTGAAAACGGACCTACCGTTTTTCGACATATGTGTCGCTAATATGCCATACCAGATTAGTTCGCCGTTCGTGTTCAAACTGCTGCTTCATAGGCCATTTTTCCGCTGCGCCGTATTAATGTTCCAGCGCGAGTTTGCTCAACGACTTGTGGCTAAACCGGGAGATAAGCTGTACTGTCGACTAAGCATTAACACGCAATTGCTCGCCCGTGTCGACATGCTGATGAAGGTGGGAAAGAACAATTTCAAACCCCCGCCAAAGGTTGAATCGAGTGTGGTACGCATAGAGCCACGGAATCCGCCACCACCGATCAACTATACGGAATGGGACGGATTGACACGAATTGCTTTTctacgcaaaaacaaaactcttgcTGCAGCGTTTAAACAAACCACGGTACTGACCACACTTGAAGATAACTACAAACTGCACTGCTCGCTAAAGAACGTTGACGTTCCGATGGATCTCAACGTGAAGGATATGGTGGAAAGCATACTAGAAAAGGTGGACGCTGGTAACAAACGTGCACGGACGATGGATATTGATGACTTCATGGCAGTCTTACAAGCATTTAATGCTGAAGGTTTTCATTTCAGCTAA
- the LOC125763193 gene encoding uncharacterized protein LOC125763193: MSKETMIIFVYDLTKKVENDDPTGSIIYFHPMWVSELQKKSLCGQLMGSTYFLGETLSKVRFISLQNGKFALRSHGRFMLAVGSDRNIAESILEYRASLLSSLIELYHGDFNTLYNVYVEKEQKTGFNEKVFCLMESTLPLLQFNGNILQNMPLLRLPKCASNVYLESNQILQSFLQNKGVLGGSIFYHNKVLASQLPTNLTKMFVYSDPYRMKLAEMIAVTFHVPNGVSLISAYITKRDYAQLVDATKNIPIYFNNCATAAPTAGTVPFAIKKKLMPSKELGGTVAGFPMLKSDKSIIFSNIPEEDTVGAEGGICEQTQKKTFNAVSRPTFLPLKFKNLTSRDIIDSGVNSINFDESDSFPNFIGKTSVCSTPLTENKIVPNRNIMSICVTQDQQQPPSAPPAEESDRNMDALEDNDNLPTSMEANASILKCFNARKYSILNNPFMMPNNIRCASMSSLTAKANDETEENSPAEGRNGVEKETKNKYQHLFPKDYDPFKTISDPLYPIEDQRKRAMSYSLFQDFERTRNERIAELVEQEVKQEIKGKDKSSKDKLPNNTSAMDVRTSATNSVAYAGHKADRSSEHPDTGKPATTPKDRRGLSLPIKSFNLNDDPLPARVATNGGANVGQELFTRRKSTLELTPLMTKLTVLAMNDTESSGVSSWDTTPGCSYNMAISPQEYIPQRRKSQDISQSVASSNGLPAGDEKALVKVDLFVCVQQNMTLILVMQEKNCKNQRLVQTLFESCVSKFLRIENDIQLAMNINVDGFDKADGYSLIALDSDWDVAKKNGPWNALELQTAESLHTYFRKSSLVTEVTLKSQETVLYGYQCGMRELFYTQIANAQGGLPPPQDVMGAVPLCAKRRIERDHFALLL, from the exons ATGTCGAA GGAAACGATGATAATCTTTGTTTACGACCTAActaaaaaagtggaaaacgaTGACCCAACGGGCTCTATTATTTACTTCCATCCTATGTGGGTGTCGGAACTGCAGAAAAAATCGCTCTGTGGTCAATTGATG gGATCCACGTACTTTCTTGGCGAGACACTATCGAAGGTTCGGTTCATTTCCCTACAGAACGGCAAATTTGCTCTACGGTCGCATGGGCGATTCATGCTG GCTGTGGGATCTGACCGTAACATAGCAGAATCCATTCTTGAGTACCGGGCAAGTCTATTGTCCTCGTTGATTGAATTATATCATGGCGATTTCAATACCCTGTACAATGTTTACGTCGAAAAGGAGCAGAAAACGGGATTTAATGAAAAGGTGTTCTGTTTGATGGAGTCTACCTTGCCATTGCTGCAATTCAATGGGAATATTTTGCAGAATATGCCCCTTCTCCGGCTACCAAAA TGCGCAAGCAATGTCTACTTGGAATCCAATCAAATACTTCAGAGCTTCCTGCAAAACAAAGGAGTCTTGGGCGGGTCCATATTTTACCACAACAA GGTATTGGCTTCACAGTTGCCGACGAATTTGACGAAAATGTTCGTGTATTCCGATCCTTATCGCATGAAACTAGCGGAAATGATAGCAGTCACATTCCATGTGCCAAATGGCGTTAGCCTCATCAGTGCGTACATAACCAAGCGTGACTACGCTCAGCTGGTGGATGCAacgaaaaacattccaatctATTTTAACAATTGTGCCACAGCCGCACCAACCGCCGGAACAGTACCGTTTGCCATTAAGAAGAAGCTAATGCCCTCGAAAGAGCTCGGCGGAACCGTTGCCGGGTTTCCGATGCTGAAGTCTGACAAATCGATTATCTTTTCAAACATTCCCGAAGAAGACACGGTTGGTGCTGAGGGTGGGATCTGTGAGCAGACGCAAAAGAAAACGTTCAACGCCGTGTCCAGGCCAACATTTCTGccattgaaatttaaaaatctaacATCACGAGACATAATCGATTCTGGTGTAaattccatcaactttgatgAGTCCGATAGTTTTCCTAACTTTATCGGTAAAACCAGCGTCTGTTCAACGCCACTGACTGAGAATAAGATCGTGCCAAATAGGAACATAATGTCGATATGCGTCACACAGgatcaacaacaaccaccCTCTGCACCACCGGCAGAAGAAAGCGACCGTAATATGGACGCTCTGGAAGATAACGATAATTTACCAACATCGATGGAAGCAAATGccagtattttaaaatgtttcaacgCTAGAAAGTACAGTATCCTCAATAATCCTTTCATGATGCCAAACAATATTCGCTGTGCATCGATGTCCAGTTTAACCGCAAAAGCAAATGAtgaaacggaagaaaattCACCAGCCGAAGGAAGAAACGgtgtggaaaaagaaacaaaaaataagtatCAACATTTATTTCCTAAAGACTACGACCCGTTCAAAACTATCAGTGATCCACTCTATCCGATTGAAGATCAGCGTAAACGGGCGATGTCGTACAGTTTGTTCCAAGATTTCGAACGAACTCGCAACGAACGGATTGCCGAACTGGTCGAACAGGAAGTAAAACAAGAAATCAAAGGTAAAGATAAGTCCAGTAAGGATAAACTACCTAACAACACATCCGCAATGGATGTTCGAACATCGGCTACTAACTCTGTAGCATATGCAGGGCATAAAGCTGATCGATCATCAGAACATCCGGATACTGGAAAACCTGCTACGACACCTAAAGATCGTCGTGGTCTCAGCTTGCCTATCAAATCATTTAATCTGAATGATGATCCACTTCCCGCACGAGTGGCTACCAATGGTGGAGCAAACGTTGGCCAGGAACTGTTCACGCGCCGTAAAAGCACACTGGAACTAACGCCACTGATGACCAAACTAACGGTACTGGCAATGAATGACACCGAATCGAGTGGCGTATCCAGTTGGGATACCACTCCGGGATGCAGCTATAACATGGCAATATCACCACAAGAATACATTCCGCAGCGACGGAAATCGCAAGACATATCACAGTCGGTGGCATCGTCGAACGGTTTGCCTGCCGGTGATGAGAAGGCTCTAGTCAAGGTGGATCTGTTCGTTTGCGTACAGCAAAACATGACGTTGATACTAGTCATGCAGGAGAAAAACTGCAAAAATCAACGTCTTGTGCAAACACTG TTTGAATCGTGCGTTTCGAAATTTCTAAGGATTGAAAACGATATTCAGCTGGCAATGAATATTAACGTCGATGGGTTTGATAAAGCGGACGGTTACAGTCTGATTGCGCTCGATTCGGATTGGGATGTggctaaaaaaaatggaccatGGAACGCATTGGAGTTGCAAACTGCGGAATCTTTACATACCTACTTCAGAAAGAGCAGCCTAGTGACGGAAGTGACGCTAAA ATCGCAGGAAACTGTGCTATATGGGTATCAGTGTGGAATGCGGGAGCTGTTTTACACGCAGATCGCGAATGCGCAAGGCGGATTACCTCCGCCGCAAGATGTGATGGGTGCAGTTCCGCTGTGCGCCAAACGCCGCATCGAGCGCGATCATTTTGCGTTATTACTTTAA
- the LOC125763195 gene encoding protein FAM114A2, with product MGDSDSEEFASADEDFEEIEPDELEEVLQSTKPSDVSSKKTRPQHASSTKSANIDVEPASKTINEANDNQLVDEACSHEESNTCTPQKPTSTDSNANSEEKGLVKPKILEEATDTSQVQSAGSLAVKKDKENLDTDPKLPKHVASKETLTENAKQEPPLAQSSTENEKPDEKDVQNKPIPPITTPEGNSSYKSKKLVLKPAKPQLLEQTDAKVEEHVAKVQEKSSKEEGKSGTDEGWDDFDDDWGDFAVEGGGNVPGKTGDNQKTNYDTQPLSKIEKSSTVDNSTKASFKDVDIDEVEHKLKDFMKHKDDPPLTSVLDRLSMGGDNRTAGDAGQSWGSWKPSWGGTAVSFLSNASKSVASITTNITQVIESGIGVPNPEEMARRQAEAEAKLKSEGYVREEAEANENAPSAERQTEDRFGFDQLVSGVTQISSKVITGGLDTLEGIGKKTMTILQENDPGLLNKRKLLGLQPNDGVVLSQVLREAKAKTEERERNLKQIQKHQYKKKLHFETLFDDYHGLVHLEALEMLSKQASLKLESLMAPLTGKALEELQETMSEVKELCELPETDNDDADGLHTADELDAKLKETIVDLDPNVKVDFVEIVKSWTEYTDWIDNGDGGRTGQDVFEKAMRALAQTTALCVLRMHKLAEILLISEHHSTATEADVLVQLTTVFCWHLSGVATRFCSELTKMKDESGDDNDSALITNIFLEGSNSTSYVQNAFHLFIPILQLGAA from the exons ATGGGTGATTCCGACAGTGAAGAATTTGCAAGTGCAGATGAAGATTTTGAAGAGATTGAACCGGACGAGCTGGAAGAGGTGCTGCAAAGCACAAAACCGTCGGATGTAtcgtcaaaaaaaacaaggccaCAGCATGCATCATCGACAAAATCTGCCAACATCGACGTGGAGCCTGCAAGCAAAACTATCAACGAGGCCAATGATAATCAACTGGTGGATGAAGCATGTTCCCATGAAGAAAGTAACACTTGCACTCCACAGAAGCCTACTTCGACCGACTCAAACGCGAACAGTGAAGAAAAAGGCCTAGTTAAGCCGAAGATTTTGGAGGAAGCAACCGATACATCGCAGGTTCAATCTGCAGGTTCCTTGGCGGTCAAGAAAGACAAAGAGAACTTGGATACAGATCCTAAGCTTCCAAAACATGTTGCTTCAAAAGAAACATTGACAGAAAACGCCAAACAAGAGCCACCGTTGGCGCAATCTAGCACTGAAAATGAGAAGCCCGATGAAAAAGACGTTCAAAATAAGCCAATACCACCAATTACTACACCCGAAGGAAATAGTTCGTACAAGTCCAAAAAGCTTGTGCTTAAACCAGCCAAACCACAGCTGTTGGAACAGACAGACGCAAAAGTAGAAGAACACGTGGCGAAAGTTcaagaaaaaagcagcaaagaaGAGGGCAAATCTGGAACAGATGAAGGATGGGATGACTTTGATGACGATTGGGGAGATTTTGCCGTTGAAGGTGGTGGTAATGTACCGGGTAAAACTGGTGACAACCAGAAGACGAATTACGATACCCAACCGCTTAGCAAAATAGAAAAGTCTTCGACGGTGGATAATTCAACGAAAGCTAGCTTCAAAGATGTGGACATCGATGAGGTTGAACACAAGCTGAAGGATTTTATGAAGCATAAGGACGATCCCCCTTTAACGTCCGTTCTTGATCGACTCTCGATGGGAGGAGACAACAGGACAGCTGGCGATGCCGGACAGTCGTGGGGCAGCTGGAAGCCATCATGGGGCGGTACCGCAGTTTCCTTCTTATCGAACGCATCGAAATCAGTTGCCTCGATTACAACCAACATTACGCAGGTGATCGAATCGGGTATTGGCGTACCAAACCCGGAAGAAATGGCCCGTCGTCAAGCCGAGGCAGAAGCTAAGCTAAAATCGGAGGGATACGTTCGCGAGGAAGCGGAAGCGAACGAGAATGCACCTTCGGCTGAAAGGCAAACGGAAGATCGATTCGGCTTCGACCAGCTCGTTTCGGGCGTGACACAGATTAGCAGCAAGGTTATCACGGGCGGTTTGGATACACTCGAGGGAATCGGAAAGAAAACGATGACCATTTTACAAGAGAACGATCCAGGATTGTTGAACAAGCGAAAGCTACTCGGTTTGCAGCCGAACGACGGTGTGGTGTTGAGCCAGGTTCTTCGGGAGGCAAAGGCAAAAACGGAAGAACGTGAACGTAACCTTAAGCAAATCCAGAAGCATCAATATAAGAAAAAGCTTCACTTTGAAACACTGTTCGACGATTATCATGGGTTGGTGCATCTGGAGGCACTTGAAATGCTTTCCAAACAAGCATCTTTGAAGCTGGAATCTCTGATGGCACCACTGACGGGAAAAGCACTCGAGGAGCTTCAAGAAACCATGAGCGAGGTGAAGGAACTGTGCGAACTACCCGAAACGGACAACGACGATGCGGATGGGTTGCACACGGCGGATGAGCTGGATGCAAAACTGAAGGAAACCATCGTTGATCTTGATCCGAACGTTAAAGTAGACTTTGTCGAGATCGTTAAGAGTTGGACAGAGTACACAGATTGGATTGATAACGGAGACGGTGGGCGAACAGGACAGGATGTGTTTGAAAAGGCGATGCGTGCGTTGGCCCAAACGACGGCCCTGTGCGTGTTGCGGATGCACAAACTGGCGGAAATTCTACTTATCAGTGAACATCACAGTACGGCCACTGAAGCCGATGTGCTGGTACAGTTAACGACCGTTTTCTGCTGGCATCTAAGCGGCGTTGCAACCAGATTCTGCTCGGAGCTAACGAAAATGAAAGATGAGTCCGGGGATGATAACGACAGTGCGCTTATAACCAATATATTCTTAGAG GGTTCAAACAGCACATCATACGTTCAGAATGCGTTTCACCTTTTCATTCCGATCTTGCAATTGGGTGCGGCTTGA